The Spiroplasma apis B31 genomic sequence TTTATTTTCTGATAAAAATGAATTTGTTTTATTTGAATAATCATTTGCTACTGTATTATAGTTTTGATTTATACTATTTGGAAATGGTTGATTATTTTTATTCATATAATCTTGATTTGCTATGAAAGTAGCAGAACCTTGATTATGAGAAGCTAATTGAGCTCCAAAAAAATCATTTCTAGGCGAGTAACTAGAGTTTGTTGAGTGATTATTATTGAATGATAAACCATTATTTATATCATAATATGATTGATTAGAAAAATTACTATTAACTAATCCCACATTTTGATAAACATTGTTTATTTGCGTAGAATAAAATAAACTTTTTAAATAATAATCGTTTTTCATTAATGTTTGATAAAAATTATTAGTATGTGCATTTAATGAATCACAAAAGTTTTTAGCTTGATTAAAATCATTAAATACATAATAAAAACAACCATTTGCATCTGTTATAAAGAACAATGAACTTGATCCCAATACATAATACATATAAATTCCATCCTTCATTTCATTTCATTTTTATTTATTTTATACTAAATTTTTTATTATGTCGTTATTTTTTGCATTTGCTTCTAATGCTTTATAAATTGATTCAATATTAACTGGTAACTTTACCAAGTTTAAGATTGGTGCAGTTTCTTTAAGTGAGTATAAAAATACTCAATTGATTTCTTTTGAAGTATTTGTAGCAATAACAAGAGAGTTTTCAAACTCATCATATTTAAATGTTTTTAACCCTTTTTCTTTTAAGAATGCTTTCAATTTAGGTAAATTAATTTCATCAGAGAAGAAAACTTTATATTTAGAATACATATCAAGTTGTAGTTTTGATCCCGTAAAAAGTAATTTTCCTGCTTCAACAACTATATAATAATCAATTAGGTCATTTACTTCATCAATGTTGTGTGAAGTCATAATGACAGTCTTGCCAGCGTTTTTGTAATCTATTAATAAATTTCTTACTTTATTTCTTCAAAACGAGTCTAGATTGGCTGCTGGTTCATCTAAAACTAAAACATCAGCTTCTTTTATCAAACAAAGAATCAAACTTAATCTATTTTGCATCCCTCAAGAGTATTCTTTAAGTTTTTTTGTTTTATCTTTTCATAAATCAAAATACTTCAATCAGTAATCAATTTTAGCTTTGATTTCTTTCTTAGGAATTCCCATTATTAAACACATTTGTTTTAAGTATGGAATTGCTGACATTTCGAAAAGTGAGAAATCAAGTTGAGTATAAAGACTAATATCTTTATTTCCGTAAAAGTGTTTACCGCTTTTTTTTGAAAATCCATTAACCGTTACTTTTCCATGAAATGTTTTAATAGCTCCAATTATGGTGTTGATGATAACCGATTTACCACTTCCAGATGATCCTAAAATAGCTGTAAATTGACCTTTTTTTATACCGAAACTTAATGGACCTATTTTGTGGTTTCTAAATTTTTTTACGTATTCATCAAAATGTATGATTAAGTCTTCCATATTATCTCAAGTCCCTTCTTGTAAATTTCAAACCAGTAATAAACATTAATGTTGCAGCAATACCTAATTGAACACCTATAAATATAATAGGATTCAAGAAATCATTATAAGTTTCTTTTTTTATAGCACCGTCATCATTTAAATTAAAGGTATATTGAACATAAGGTAAAAATAAGTTGTCTTGATTGTCTAAAATTATTTTTGAACTACTGTATGGACTAAATCAAAAGTCCTTAAATGAGTATCCAGAAAAATAAGTATATGTACTTCAAGTTCCAAAAAATGGACTTACATAAGAGAATATTTCAAGCGCATCTCTTCCAGATTTATAAGTTTTTCATTGACCTTGCTCTTGAATTACAGGGTTTTCTGTTGCTATTTGGTAGATAGTTGCATAATCAACCAAGTATTTTTCTACTATATTTGCAGCTAACATAAGTGGGAAATACATATTATTTTCCATAAAACTTGCTACTTCAGTACTTGATGAAACTGTTAAATCAGTTGGAGAAGCCGCACTTGTAAAGTAATATTTATAAATAGATTTTAAATATGAAGTTGTGAATGTAACTTTATCAAGTTTTTTATTTTTGTTTTTATTTTCCATAAAACTATTAGCTTCATCAACATAAATAAAGTCATTAAATAATTCAGCTTTTTGTTTTTGTAGATCTGGTAAAATTGCTTGTATTGATTTTGAAAAATCATAAAAATCTTTTAAAACATTTTTTTTATTTTGATCTGTTTCATTTAAAATAACGTTCTCTAATTGATAATCGTTAATAAATAAATTCTTCATTTTCATATCTATTTCGATTGGATCGTTAAAATCCCAACCTTTAAGTTCATTTGGAGAATTCATTAAAGTTGCATTTAATTTTTTGAATTCTCTTGTTTTTTCATCTACAAGACCTAACTCTTTTCAATAATTATTTAGTCTTTTTTCAATAGTATCTTTACTTGAAAATGTTCCTTTTTCAAACTTATTTTCAAGTATAAAATCATTAAGAGATTTTGCCAAATAATTGTATTTAATATCTCCTGAGTTAATATATTTTTGCAAATTGAATGTTTCATATAAAGAAGAAACCGTTAACTGTTGTGATCTATTTGTATTCTTCATGTTAAAAACTAATAATTCATTTTCTTCTTTAGTTTTTAAAAATTTTAAAGGTAGATTTGCTATAAATGAGAATGATAATAATAATGTTGAAGCAATCATTGTTATTTGAGGTGTTGTTAATAATAACAAAAATAAAATGAAATTGATTAAGCAAACACTAACCACAAATGTATAAAGTAGGAAAACTGTTGTTTTTCTAAATAAAACATTATTAACCTCAAATTGATTCATAATTAAATAATTAAAATTTATAATAAAATAACCAAATAATACATTTGCTCATGAAACTATAACTATCAATGATCATTGAGCTATAAAGAATTTTTTTCTTGACACTTGATTTGATATAACAATATACATTGTTTTATCTTCAACTTTCCTATTAAAGAAAAACTGTAGTCCCCTTAGTATTATTATAAAAAGTAGACTTGATATGAAAATTAATGTGTAGTAATCAAAAGCAATAACTATTTCTTTTCCAGATTTCAAAAATGATGTGTAAAAAGAAAACCCTATTGAGAATATTGAAACTACTAAATTTAATATTACAAATGATTTTTCTAAAACTACAGATTTAAAAGAAAATTTCAATAGTAATCAAAACGATATATTTCAAACCTTCTTTTCATTTTTATTCAGCACAGTTTTTTCCTCCTTGATACTCTTCTAAAATAAAAATTTAACATATTTTTTAAATTGACTTTATAATATTATTAATTTATCTTTAAATATATTAATTTATACTTTTTATCCCTTATATTATAAATGAAAAACACTATATATCATAGTGTTATTTTTAATTACCTAAATTCCATATGTAAATAAATTACTAAGGTAAAAAATCTTTTTAAAAAATTTCTGAGCATAAAAATATTCACTTATTAAACTAAGTGAATATTTTTTTAATTTATCACTTTGATTGATTTAATTTTTGATACTTGCATATTAGTTTTTTTAGAAAGTTCAATTCTATTAAAGTTCTTTACAAAAAATCTTGAAGTAAATATTGTTTGATAATTATCTGCAAATAGTTCTATTGAAGAAGAATCAATAAATATTTCTACAATTTGTTCTTTTAATTTTCTTTTAGCAAATCGAGGATTTTCGTAATCTCAATCTACAATTTCTGAACCACAATCTCGGTCAAGCATAATTTCTTTTTCTGAAAAACTTATAACAACATTTTCACCTTGGTCGTTTGAAATTTTAATTTCCAAAATGTCATCAAGTTCAAATTTAAGGTGGATGCTTTTGTTCACTTCTAAATTATCATCAAAGATTGTTTCAGTTTCTGATAATGCATTCATTGTAAATCCAATATATGGTTTTTGTATAAGATTATCACCTTCAACCGATAGTTCTCTTGGTATTGTTAACATAGAATGTCAAGAATATTGATCTGTTGGGTATTGAACACCAACAGCTCCCATTCAACCAATCACTAACAACTTGTTATTTTCAAAATATGTTTGAGGTGCATAAAAATCATGTCCATAGTCCATTGTTCTGGGTTCGAATAATTCATTTAACTTAGTATCATCAAAATCTAATTTTTCAATCAATGTATAAACAACATTTCTGAAACCATTCAATTCATATTTATCATCTTCTTTGATTCAACCTTCTGATGACATTATAAATAAGTATTTATCTCCAACTTTATCTAAATTTGGACATTCTCACATATAACCATAATAATTGTTATTAGATTTTAATGTAGCTTTATATTCAAATTGATCTTCGTTTATCATTTTGTATATAGCCAAACCACCATCCTTGTCATCACTAGATTGAACACCAAACAACATATATTTTTGTCCTTCGTATTCAAATATTTTCGGGTCTCTAGCATGAGGTGTAAATTTAGTTGCATCCCATTCAACAGCAATTTTTTTATTTGTTACAACACCGTTGATTAAATCTGCAGAGATTTGATGTTCTTTTGCAATATTATTTGATTCATCTTCAATATTTCCAGTATAGTATAATTTAATCTTATCTCCCAAGTCGATAGCACTTCCTGAAAATGCCCCATTCATTTCAAATTCTTCTTCTGGCACTATTGATACGCCATGGTCTTCAAAATCTATAAAATTTTTAGTAGTTAAATATCGTCAGTGTTTTAAACCATGGTAAGGCTGGATTGGTGTTCATTGATAATGTATGTGGTGTACTCCATCTTTATAAACTAAACCATTGGGATCATTTAATAGTCCGTTTGGTGGTGCTATGTGATAAGTTGGTCGGTAATATATGTCACTTTCAACAAGCTTATTAGCTTTTTTATATTCATCTTTTGGTATTTCGTTGTATTTTGTATTTAATAATTCATCATTTTTTTTCATATTAACTCCTTACGATTCATTTCGTTTTTTGATAGGGATTGGTGCAAAATCTCTTTCTAGTACTTTTTTTGTTGAAATTTTGAAATAATTTAATCTAGAAAGTAAAATAGTTGCTAGAAAAGTAGTTATTATTGTTGCTCCAAGTGCTACAGCCATCCATAAAAATCCTGTTCCTGGTCATGTTTCAATACCAAATGATGGTGCAGCAGTCAATGCTTGAGGAATTGTTGATAAAAATATTAATAAAGAGGCCGCACCCATTGTGGTAATTACACCTGAAGCTGTAGTTATCAAGATACCAACAGTGGCACCAATACTTGTTGCTATAACAGGGAATAAAAATCTAAGTGAAATACCAAATAAAGCAGGTTCGGTTGTTCCACCAATATAAGCAATCAAATATGATGGAATTGCTTCTTTTTGTAATTCTTTATTACTTTTATGTAGTAAAGAAAAAGCAAAAACACTCGTTGCGACAGCAACATTTAGTTGTGTGAACATTGGCATAATAGAAGTAGCTTGATAAGTTGCAAATTGTTGAAGGTTTATAACAACAAATATTTGAATAAATCCAGTAACAACTAACCAAGGTAAAAGTAAACCAAATATTGGATTGAAAATATACTTTGCTATTTTATTGGTAGTTCCTCATAATACTCCGATATTCATTCCGTAAGTAATCATCATTCCGATTGGTGCTAATAACAATATTCCTACAAAGAAAGAGATTATTGTTACCATCGGAATACCTATAAGTTCCTTTATCACACCATATTTTATTTTTTTGACTAATCTTTCAATATAAACTGCTAAAAAACCAATCATTACAAGAGGAATGATTTGACCTTCGTAAGAAATTTTTCAAGGATAACCACTGGCTAACTCCCCAAAAGACAATCCTTCTCCCCCTTTAGAGGTAATTCAACTAAATAAAGGTTGATCGGATTCCATAAACTTTTGACTTACATATAGGTCTTTGGCACACAATGAAACTCCAATGCAAATACCAATTGCTTGACTACCATTCATCATTTTAAAAATTGATCATGGTATTAGAATCGAAAACGCTAATGTTAAAGCATTCTGCAAAGTAACCAACATTTCACCAATTATTTTCAATGTCGAGCCTTGTCCAGAAAGCTTTTGACCATTTATTTCTATCACATTAAATATGTTAGAAATAGTCGAAACAATTGCTAAGGTTATTAAATATGGAATTAATGGTGTTATCAAAACACCAATTCCGTCCATTGTCGCCTTGAAAAAGTTTTTCTTTGTAGTTAATTTAACATCAAAAATATTTGTCACTTTTCGCAGGGAAATACCCAAACTTCTTAGATATTCTTTATTAATCGTGTTCAAATCACCTTCAACTATAAGTTGAATTATATTTTCTTTGATAATTGCACCTTTTACAAATGATATATTTTCAACATCATTGATATTTATACCCTCGTTATTCTTAACAACAATTCTCATTCTTGTTGAGCAACGATTAATACTATCAATATTTTCAATTCCACCTAACAGTTTTGTTAAAAGAATGTAATCATCGCTATGAAGACTTTTTTGTTTGAACAGTTTCATAAATTCAATCCTTGCTAAAGTAATTTATTAACATAATTAAAACATAAAATTCATATATTTATGAAAAAAATAACTTTTTAGTGTTTTTTTTCAATGTTAAAAAATAAAAAAATGAGTTGTAAAAACTCATTTTTAGGTACTTATTAGAAATTAAACAAACAGCGGAAGAAAATCACGCATGAAATGTCCAAAAATATCAAAAAACATTATTTTAGTTATGCTACAAGTTTGTTTTATCATATTTGGATATTTTAATATTTCTACATAAATATTAATTTCGAACTCATTCAAAGTGTTTAAAAATCTTACTGGACTTGATTGCAATGAAAATTCCATTTTTTCAAATCCTATATTATCATCTCTACCTGAATAAAGATTTAATATCTCATCAATATTATTCTTGTCATCATCAGATAACTCCATCAAATAAGAAATAGTGTCCTCATTGCTAGCTCTATAAATGTATGAATTGGGATTAAATTTTAAAAATATATTTATATTTTGCATGTTTTTATTTTTAAAACTTATTTTAAACAAATCTTTTATTACCCTATAATTTTCTTTTACCAAAAATCTTGCATCTTTTGGTGCATAAAAAAGAATATCTTGGCACCCCTGTTTATTTAAAAAAATGTTTATTTGTTTCATCATTTCTTTTTTATTCATAGCAATTCTCCTAAATATGTATAATTTTATCATTATTAGCACCAGTTTATAAAGTTTTATAATAACTACAACAGGTAATAAATTGAAAAAATAAATTTATTTTAAAATTGAAAATTATTTTTAACTAGTGTACCTTAAAATGAAAAAAAACATTGTTCTTGGAAAATTACGATTTTTAGGGGTTTTTTAACGTGTTTCACAGTAATGCCATTTATGAGTGGTGTAAAAGTAACATAGATAGTGTTATAATAGTGACACTATCTCGGTAGTACAATATAAAGTAGACAAAATGATAGTTTACATTATCAACTTTATAGAATTACTATCCAAGCATAGTATTTTATGACGACCTAATTAGTTATCTATAAATGGCTTATAAATAATGTATCAATAATAATTTTAAAAAATTGATATGGAAGTTATAGGTGGAAAAAGATGAAAAGTATCGAACTAGTTATACCAAAAGTTAAATTAAGTAACTCAGAAGCTTATTTAGCTCAATATATTAACCAAAATCCTGAAATATTTATTACAGAAAAAATAAATGATATCGCAAAAAAAGCAAATGTGTCAACTTCTACGATCACAAGATTGTCTAAGAAGCTTGGATATCAATCATTAAAGGATTTTCAATTAGAAATATCAAATAAACATAACTTTGCAAAACAAAATTATGATTTTATAGACGAAACAAATACAAACGCCATAATAAATAACTTAAAGCTTTATCATTCATATTCATTAAATGAAACTTTTGATGACTTAGATTCAAAAGAGATTGATAAGTTGGTCGCAAAAATGAAAGTAGCAAACAAAATTTTATTGTATGGTGTCGGAACTAGTTACATGGCTTGCCGTGAACTAGCTAATAATTTAGAAAAAATCGGTATGGATATAATCCTAAATACGAATTATCATCAGCAATTGTTACATTTTGCGAAGCTCGACCAAAATAGCATGGTGTTGCTAATTTCTAAAAGCGGAATGTCTAAAGAAATTCAATTTTTAATACAAAAGTCTAAAGAAAACAACATTCAATGCGGACTAATTACTTCTTCACTAAGTTTTAAAAATGTTGATAAAGTTGATTATCTCCTTAACTTTAAAACATACGAAGATAATCAAAAATTAACATCAATTTCGTGTAAATTATCTCAACTAGTTGTAGTGGACTTAATTTTTATGGAGTTATTTAAAACTAATATAGAACAAAATGCCAAAAATCTTGAAATTGGTTATGATTTGATTAAAGAATGAAATTCTACTAAATAATATTGCATACAATTTAAATATAAAAACCCAGTTTAATTAGGATTAAACTGGGTTTTTATATTTGATAGTTAAAATTTGTACGGATACATTTTTATCAAAAAGTCTTTTCAACCTGGGTTTGGACTATGTTTAGGATATATTTGATTAAACTTAGTTTGCGCTTCATAATAATCAGAACTTTTTATATGACCATTTCTAACTAAAAACATGAATACTATGGAAGCACTTCTGTTGACTCCTCATAAACAATGAACATAAATCTTTTTGTTATTTATATTTTGCTCAATAGTATTGATTGCATCCTTAACTAGATTGATTTCCATTTCTTCAAAAATTGGATAATCTTCAAATTTATAGTAAATGCATTTATCTGCTTCATCATAGAAAGAATTTTTTTCTTTATCTGGTGCCATTTTTAAATATATTTCTTCAGCACAAGATATTCTTAATTCTGTGTCTTTTGGAGCGCTATTCATATCACCTAAGTATAAGTTTTCTATAATTTTTTTCATAAAACTCATCTCCCAAGGTCATTATATTCTTTTATCGGAAAAAACTTTTATTTAATTCTTTTAATTTGTTTCAAAATTACGGTAATAATTTTTCTTGATTAATGAGTTACTTAAAAAGTTGTATAAATATGAAAATCCAATCATGATTCCAATTATTCCTACAAAAGCGATCATAAATCATACATATCCAGGTAGATTCATAGGACCATTATGGTGTACATCTAAGAAAAAGTATGGGTAAAGATGATTTTGAACTTTACCTGAACTATTTAAATAAGAATAATACGATTCGTTTGCATATCTTAATTCCCCACGAACCATTGCAAATATGCAATAACCTAGAACTAGTGTAAATTGAATTCAAAATTTTTTAAGGAAGAATTCATTGTAGCCAACTCTTTGCTTACCAGTCATAAAAAATAATACGTATATTACAAATGCAACAGGTACTATTGCATGATCTACTAAAGTAGTAAATACTGAAAATGCAGATGACGGAAAACCGTTAACTGGAATTAGTACACAATTGTATACTAAGAATGTAATTGTTATCATAGTAGCTAATGCATTAGCTGTTGTATAACTTAATAATTTTGTTTTACCTTCATTTTTGTGTTTGATACCTGAATAAATTAATCATACATGAACAAGTACATTTGATAATAAGGTAAATGTTGTAAAGTAATCTATAGTGTATATCTCATAGTTGTTATAATATGTATCTTTGATTTCACTTCCATCAATTACATTATATAAATAATAACTATATAAAGTTAGAGCTGATAAAATACCAAAAAATAATTTATAGCTCACTTGAAAATTTTTATATTTCATTTTTTCTCTCCTATATTTACAAATTATATATTATATTGTTATTCGAAATACAAGTTGTAAAAGGTTTTTAAAAGTCTAAAATATTTTTATTTTCTTGTAAAAGATAGACTCTTATTCTTTTTGTTTAGTATTCACTTTTTTAGATTTATTTACAACCCTATTTTTTAGATTTAAGTTCTCGTTTTGAGTTAAAGTATTTTTTAACGCTTTCTTGTTTGCCATTTTTTTGAAACTAAAGAAATATATTATATTAACTGTAATAAATAAAATATGTACAGAGACAAAGAAAACAATAACAGACAATATCAAATTAATAATTTCACTCATAAAATCATTAAGACTTTTAGAATTATTGTCAAAGAACGGTGAGTACGGATAAATTATTTCAATTGGTACATCTACGAACTTAAAATCTACAGTATACATTATTAATCTTCCTATCAAAAAAATAGTATATGTCCAAGGATAAATTAAATATAAAAAGAAGCTTTTTGTAAAATATTGTTTTTTAGTAATATTAGATAAATCTATGTTTTTAACACAATAAAAAATCATTAAAGGCGGTGATATCATATGAAAGAATGTTCCTCATACCATATCTAATGGATTGATTGGTTTTTTACTAAGAAGTATTGATGGGAATAGTATAAAAGTATAAGTGACACATGTTACTGTAATATACGAAGTAATTGACAATAGAACTGTTTGATTTTTACAAAATGCTAATTTCTTTTTATAAAATATTCCAGAAAGAAGCAAGAAAACCGCAACAATAAAGTTGCTTTGATAAGTGAAAAAACTAAAAAATTGCCCCTGAAATATTACTACTGAAAAAGGATATTTGATATTACGTAGCCAGTATTGGTTAATCATATGGTCAAGATAAACATAAACTAATCCAAAAATGATCATAGAACCTAGTATTATTTCGAAATAAAATCATTTATCTTTGTATTTATTCATTTATAGTTCCTCAATTAATTTCTTATATTAATGATAATAACATAACTATTTATAAGTAAAAATATTATAAATAAGTCTAGAGAGACGTTTCTATTATAAAAATTAGTTTTTGCAAATAATAATTTAAAGAAATATTAAATTTACAATTTCTAATTCCAATTTTTACTTCTTTTAGTCTTATTCATTTAATCATGATTTACAAATATTCGCACTCTATTAATGAGATACAAGTGCATCAAAATAAATTCCTTTGTTAGTGAGGTTAGCGAATAAACATTGCTTAGAAACTTATTTGAAGTTTTTTACAAAATTATTCTTTGTATCTTCTTTATATAGCACTAATAAAGCATATTTTAAATTATGTTTTTTTTTTTTTTTTAAAAAAAAAAAAAAAAAGCACAGCCTTGCTTCATTTTCCTTTAATAATTTTAAAATTTATTCAGTCTTTTTCTCAACTTTATTTTTCTTTGATTTGTTTTTGATCTTCAACAAATTGACAATAATAAAAAATAAAATTATGACACTTGCTGCCATTGCACAGGCGTTCGCTATGTATAATTGCATGTTTTTTTCTATTAAACCATATGTAAATCACAGTAATGCATTAACAAAGGTTAATAAAAACATAACTAAAGATAATGATTTTGTATCTCTTGATCTTATAACTTTAATAACCTGAGGTAATAGCATAGAGAAACTAGTAGCAAATCCTAATCAGCCTATGACTTCTTTTGCTATGTCCATATAAATACCCCCTTATTTCTATACTACCAAATAGATGCTTTATATGCAAATTGCTAGTGTATAAGGCTACTTATAATGAATTACTATAAAGTTTTTTAAGTTAATAAATTCATTTTTATATCCATCAATGCGATGTTTTTTCTCCTTATTGATTATCACATACAAGAAAAGTTAGATAAAACTGCTAAATAAGAAAAGATACTTCTTTAATTTGAAATCATTTAACGACTAAATTATGATTTCTATAAAGTAAACTAAAAAATAACCTTTTATTTATCAAAGTATTTTAAAATATATAATCTAAATAAAACCGATTGTCTTTTAAAAAACAGTTTTAGTTCTTAAAAATAGAATTAAACATAAAATATATTAAGTTTTTTAATTGAGCTAACAAAAATAGTTTTAAAAAAACTTTTTTTGTTTTATTTATAATTGAAAGTGTTTTTTTTCCAAGAATGTTAATATTATAGCAAATAAATAATAAATTATTTTTTTCTATATAATATTTTATATGGAGAAAAAAATGACAAAAGAACTATTAAAAAAAATTATTATCTCAGAGAATATAAAATATATAAAATTACAATTTACTGATATGTTGGGGTTTCTTAAAAGTATTGAAATACCTGCTGAGAAAATTGATAAAGCATTAGACAATGAAATAATATTTGATGGATCTTCGATAACAGGATTTTCTAAAATAAATGATGCAGATATGTATCTTTATCCCGATTTGAATACTTGATTAATTTTGGAGATGGAATCTAAAAAAGAATATAAAGTAGGAAGACTATTATGTGATGTTTACACTTCAAATAAAACACATTTTGAAAGTGATCCAAGAAGTATTTTAAAAAAATGCATACAAAAAATGAGAGATTTAAAAATAGGAGAATATTTTAATGTGGGTTTAGAACCAGAGTTTTTTTTATTCAAACTTGACGAAAATAATACTCCAATTTTAGAACATACAGATGATAGCGGGTATTTTGGTACGCCTTCAATTGATACATCTTCTTTAGTCAGAAGAGAAATAATGTACGAACTACAAAAGTTAGGATTTAATATGGAAGTCTCTCACCATGAAGTTTCAAGATCTCAACACGAAGTTAATTTTGAATATTCAAATGCCTTGGAAACATGTGATAAATTACAAACTTTCAAAGTACTTGTAAAAGCTGTGGCAAAAAAATATAATATGCATGCAAGTTTTATGCCTAAGCCTCTAAAAGGTATGAATGGTAATGGGATGCACGTAAATTGCTCCATTGCTGACAAAAATAATAATAATTTATTTTATGATTCATCTAAGGAAAACGGTTTAAGTGAGTTGGCTATACATTTTATAAACGGTGTATTAAAACATGCAAAAGATATATCTTTATTAACAAACTCTACAATAAATTCATTTAAACGATTGGTTCCTGGATATGAAGCTCCATGTTATATAGCATGAAGTGATTCCAATAGGTCAACAATGATAAGAATACCAGCCGCCAATGATAAAGCAAAAAGAGTTGAGGTGCGTTCGGTAGATTCAACTTCCAATCCTTATCTAGCTTTAAGCGCAATACTTATGGCCGGAATAGATGGTATATT encodes the following:
- the glnA gene encoding type I glutamate--ammonia ligase, yielding MTKELLKKIIISENIKYIKLQFTDMLGFLKSIEIPAEKIDKALDNEIIFDGSSITGFSKINDADMYLYPDLNTWLILEMESKKEYKVGRLLCDVYTSNKTHFESDPRSILKKCIQKMRDLKIGEYFNVGLEPEFFLFKLDENNTPILEHTDDSGYFGTPSIDTSSLVRREIMYELQKLGFNMEVSHHEVSRSQHEVNFEYSNALETCDKLQTFKVLVKAVAKKYNMHASFMPKPLKGMNGNGMHVNCSIADKNNNNLFYDSSKENGLSELAIHFINGVLKHAKDISLLTNSTINSFKRLVPGYEAPCYIAWSDSNRSTMIRIPAANDKAKRVEVRSVDSTSNPYLALSAILMAGIDGILTKETTHQSIKKNLFSLSEEERKNLSIENLPTDLKEALNFFRNSDLIKKVFGNDIIDKFITIKEKEWKDYVSEITDWEIKKYFNYY